From the genome of Candidatus Cloacimonadota bacterium:
TTTATGATTACTAAAATCAGGGTATAATCAATACTGACCATAAATTTAACTCCAGACGTAGTTTTGCATTATACCGCAAAGATAAGAAGAAGTGCGATTACAAGCGAATAGATTCCTGTTGATTCGGAAACAGCCTGACCAACAAGCATAGTTCTGGTAAGAAGTCCTGCATTCTCCGGAGAGCGAGCAATGCCTTCACATGCTTTTCCTGCAGCAAATCCTTCACCGATTCCAGGTCCGATTGCGCCAAAACCCATACATATTCCAGCACCAAGAAGAGCCGCAGCTCTAATTATTTCTACACCGGTAATTTCCATATTTCCTCCGAAATATTTTTTGATTATTAAAGAAAATTATCACTTAATTTTCTAAATATTTATAATCTCTGTGTTTCC
Proteins encoded in this window:
- the atpE gene encoding ATP synthase F0 subunit C; this translates as MEITGVEIIRAAALLGAGICMGFGAIGPGIGEGFAAGKACEGIARSPENAGLLTRTMLVGQAVSESTGIYSLVIALLLIFAV